In Corallococcus macrosporus, the following are encoded in one genomic region:
- a CDS encoding PEGA domain-containing protein, which yields MRRPFNRALHATLSGWLVGMLAVGPAAAQQQHVSLRLMPRTLPAAAGPRVAVVAIPVDASLEGEALALAHWAEQAVARSGRLELVRLTDALDAQGASARQAKAVEGNAAFKDGAKAYDELDTVKALQSFDKAVKDYEQADLSRAFPLLSRARVMKAATQVANGENKAAELEMRGVLAVDPRATFNPNYFPPEEVAFVEKERKAQLEGAQATLSVRTQPVVAQVFVDGTYRGVSPLSLTGLTRADHYVTLVAPGYAVTEGRAREGESSFTLTKLPVQQRYAALVERIAKNPDDDERDKALQELGALAGVPQVLALVVRGGPGNAPLSVTGLRMDVADGHNQAYALGQVPRGDAMATGSEALLTGLVAQDAARVDGKPVKHFASGGGVSRRTAGYVLLATGVALLAGGIYFGLEASSKSDAFKTAPQGSTRAEDLKSTGKTYALVADIGVLAGLVSAGAGSYLAFYKKGGGSSSSAPASTPSERAAPAREEKPMKEALPMPPPPPPAKTEPAPKANATSTPPAPEPAPANTPPPAAFEPPPQAPPPPPAKKMTRKEREAEARRQREEAARLKREEEQRKKDEEARRKQEEEAKRKADEEAKRKAEEDARRKREEEKKRPKLDEDDLRNY from the coding sequence GCAGCAGCAACACGTATCGCTGCGGCTGATGCCGCGAACGCTGCCGGCGGCGGCGGGCCCCCGCGTGGCGGTGGTGGCCATTCCCGTGGATGCCTCGCTGGAGGGGGAGGCGCTGGCGCTGGCGCACTGGGCCGAGCAGGCCGTGGCCCGCTCCGGGCGCCTGGAGCTGGTGCGCCTGACGGACGCGCTGGACGCCCAGGGCGCGAGCGCGCGCCAGGCGAAGGCGGTGGAGGGCAACGCCGCGTTCAAGGACGGCGCGAAGGCGTACGACGAGCTGGACACCGTGAAGGCGCTCCAGAGCTTCGACAAGGCCGTGAAGGACTACGAGCAGGCGGACCTGTCGCGCGCGTTCCCGCTCTTGAGCCGCGCGCGGGTGATGAAGGCCGCGACGCAGGTGGCCAACGGGGAGAACAAGGCCGCGGAGCTGGAGATGCGTGGCGTGCTCGCGGTGGATCCGCGCGCGACGTTCAACCCCAACTACTTCCCCCCGGAAGAAGTGGCGTTCGTGGAGAAGGAGCGCAAGGCGCAACTGGAGGGCGCGCAGGCGACCCTGTCGGTGCGCACGCAGCCCGTCGTCGCGCAGGTGTTCGTGGACGGGACCTACCGGGGCGTGTCCCCGCTGTCGCTCACCGGCCTGACGCGCGCGGACCACTACGTGACGCTGGTGGCGCCGGGCTACGCGGTGACGGAAGGCCGGGCGCGCGAGGGCGAGTCCTCCTTCACGCTCACGAAGCTGCCGGTGCAGCAGCGCTACGCCGCGCTCGTGGAGCGCATCGCGAAGAACCCCGACGATGACGAGCGCGACAAGGCGCTGCAGGAGCTGGGCGCGCTCGCGGGCGTGCCGCAGGTGCTGGCGCTGGTGGTGCGCGGCGGCCCTGGCAACGCGCCCTTGAGCGTCACCGGCCTGCGCATGGACGTGGCGGATGGCCACAACCAGGCGTACGCCCTGGGCCAGGTGCCGCGCGGCGACGCGATGGCCACGGGCTCGGAAGCGCTCCTGACGGGGCTCGTCGCCCAGGACGCGGCGCGCGTCGACGGCAAGCCGGTGAAGCACTTCGCCAGCGGCGGGGGCGTGAGCCGCCGCACCGCGGGCTACGTGCTGCTGGCCACGGGCGTGGCGCTCCTGGCGGGCGGCATCTACTTCGGCCTGGAGGCCTCCTCCAAGTCGGACGCGTTCAAGACCGCGCCGCAGGGCAGCACGCGCGCGGAGGACCTGAAGAGCACCGGCAAGACGTACGCACTGGTGGCGGACATCGGCGTGCTGGCGGGCCTGGTGTCGGCGGGCGCCGGCAGCTACCTGGCGTTCTACAAGAAGGGTGGGGGCTCGTCGTCCAGCGCCCCCGCGAGCACGCCCTCCGAGCGCGCCGCGCCGGCCCGTGAAGAGAAGCCCATGAAGGAGGCGCTGCCCATGCCGCCGCCTCCGCCCCCCGCCAAGACGGAGCCCGCCCCCAAGGCGAACGCCACGTCCACGCCGCCGGCCCCCGAGCCGGCCCCGGCGAACACGCCCCCGCCGGCCGCCTTCGAGCCGCCCCCGCAGGCCCCGCCCCCTCCGCCCGCGAAGAAGATGACGCGCAAGGAGCGCGAGGCCGAGGCCCGGCGCCAGCGTGAAGAGGCGGCCCGCCTCAAGCGCGAGGAGGAGCAGCGCAAGAAGGACGAGGAGGCGCGGCGCAAGCAGGAGGAAGAGGCGAAGCGCAAGGCGGACGAGGAGGCGAAGCGCAAGGCGGAGGAAGACGCCCGGCGCAAGCGCGAGGAAGAGAAGAAGCGTCCCAAGCTCGACGAAGACGATCTCCGGAACTACTAG
- a CDS encoding D-alanine--D-alanine ligase, which yields MGKRVGVLMGGWGEEREISLKTGEAVVAALETLGHTVTRVFAGPGLDRALRAADIEVAFLALHGRMGEDGRVQGLLELLEIPYTGSGVLASALAMDKPMAKKLFQLHNLATPRGYRVGREDAERALELHGDSGFPCVVKPAKGGSSVGLSVVHDAGALVPAVAQACRFGGEALVERFVKGQEVTVGILGDSVLGSCEVAFPREGFDYDAKYKNGGAQYFLPPRLSDTRRVNVETLALAAYRALGCRGYGRVDLLCSDTENDVVLEVNTLPGFTPTSLLPKIAARAGLDFPALVQGVLDRATRDESHVAEGVPAAPVPLRIAR from the coding sequence ATGGGCAAGCGCGTGGGAGTGCTGATGGGCGGGTGGGGCGAGGAGCGGGAGATTTCGCTCAAGACGGGGGAGGCCGTGGTGGCGGCCCTGGAGACCCTGGGGCACACCGTCACCCGCGTCTTCGCGGGCCCGGGCCTGGACCGGGCGCTGCGCGCGGCCGACATCGAGGTGGCCTTCCTCGCGCTGCACGGCCGCATGGGCGAGGACGGCCGCGTGCAGGGCCTGCTGGAGCTGCTGGAGATTCCGTACACCGGCTCCGGCGTGCTGGCCTCCGCGCTGGCCATGGACAAGCCCATGGCGAAGAAGCTCTTCCAGCTGCACAACCTGGCCACGCCCCGGGGCTACCGGGTGGGCCGCGAGGACGCGGAGCGCGCGCTGGAGCTGCACGGCGACAGCGGCTTTCCCTGCGTGGTGAAGCCCGCGAAGGGCGGCTCCTCCGTGGGCCTGTCCGTGGTGCACGACGCCGGGGCGCTGGTGCCCGCGGTGGCCCAGGCGTGCCGCTTCGGCGGCGAGGCCCTGGTGGAGCGCTTCGTGAAGGGCCAGGAGGTGACGGTGGGCATCCTGGGCGACAGCGTGCTGGGCAGCTGCGAGGTGGCCTTCCCGCGCGAGGGCTTCGACTACGACGCCAAGTACAAGAACGGCGGCGCCCAGTACTTCCTCCCGCCCCGCCTGTCCGACACCCGCCGCGTCAACGTGGAGACGCTCGCGCTCGCGGCGTACCGCGCCCTGGGCTGCCGGGGCTACGGCCGCGTGGACCTGCTCTGCTCGGACACGGAGAACGACGTGGTGCTGGAGGTGAACACCCTGCCGGGCTTCACCCCCACCAGCCTCCTGCCGAAGATCGCCGCCCGCGCCGGCCTGGACTTCCCGGCGCTGGTGCAGGGCGTGCTCGACCGCGCCACCCGCGACGAGTCCCACGTCGCCGAGGGCGTCCCCGCCGCGCCCGTGCCCCTGCGAATCGCCCGCTAG
- a CDS encoding cellulose synthase family protein — protein MTTVEIIFLAVYFSLLSVLGVYGSHRYRMAFLYYRHKFKLPTPNGTLPALPRVTIQLPIFNEMYVVERLVESVCRIDYPRELLEIQVLDDSTDETCAIARACVERHRQKGHDIVYIHRVNRQGFKAGALENGLKLATGEYVAVFDADFVPSPDFLMRTVPFFADAKVGMVQVRWGHLNREFSILTQAQSIFLDGHFIIEHTARNRAGCFFNFNGTAGIWRRGTISDAGGWQHDTLTEDLDLSYRAQLKGWQFIFLPEVISPAEVPVDMNAFKSQQHRWAKGSIQTAKKLLPTILKSDLPLLVKREAFFHLTNNMAYLLMVLLSVLMPISMVVRFQHGLYGTLFLDLPFFITATASVCVFYVAAQRERGVKGWERFKYLPFLMSLGIGLAINNAKAVGEALLNQQSGFARTPKTGAEGKSVKAVKKSYRGSKTLMPVVELLFAAYFTGALWFAIDSRIYTSVPFIILFLAGFLYVGVSSLLQGLAGRVKAPDAAPAVPASEEQPRQAA, from the coding sequence ATGACCACCGTCGAGATCATCTTCCTGGCAGTCTACTTCAGCCTGCTGAGCGTGCTGGGCGTCTATGGCTCCCACCGCTACCGCATGGCGTTCTTGTACTACCGCCACAAGTTCAAGCTGCCGACGCCCAACGGCACGCTCCCGGCGCTGCCACGGGTAACAATCCAGCTGCCCATCTTCAACGAGATGTACGTGGTGGAGCGGCTGGTGGAGTCGGTGTGCCGCATCGACTACCCGCGCGAGCTGCTGGAGATCCAGGTGCTGGACGACTCCACGGACGAGACGTGCGCCATCGCGCGCGCGTGCGTGGAGCGCCACCGCCAGAAGGGCCACGACATCGTCTACATCCACCGCGTCAACCGCCAGGGCTTCAAGGCGGGCGCGCTGGAGAACGGCCTCAAGCTGGCCACCGGCGAGTACGTGGCGGTGTTCGACGCGGACTTCGTCCCCAGCCCCGACTTCCTGATGCGCACGGTGCCCTTCTTCGCGGACGCGAAGGTGGGCATGGTGCAGGTGCGCTGGGGCCACCTGAACCGTGAGTTCTCCATCCTCACGCAGGCGCAGAGCATCTTCCTGGACGGGCACTTCATCATCGAGCACACCGCGCGCAACCGCGCCGGCTGCTTCTTCAACTTCAACGGCACCGCGGGCATCTGGCGCCGCGGCACCATCTCCGACGCGGGCGGCTGGCAGCACGACACGCTCACGGAGGACCTGGACCTGTCCTACCGCGCCCAGCTGAAGGGCTGGCAGTTCATCTTCCTGCCGGAGGTCATCTCCCCGGCGGAGGTGCCGGTGGACATGAACGCCTTCAAGAGCCAGCAGCACCGCTGGGCCAAGGGCTCCATCCAGACGGCGAAGAAGCTGCTCCCCACCATCCTCAAGAGCGACCTGCCGCTGCTGGTGAAGCGCGAGGCCTTCTTCCACCTCACCAACAACATGGCCTACCTGTTGATGGTGCTCCTGTCCGTGCTGATGCCCATCAGCATGGTGGTGCGCTTCCAGCACGGCCTGTACGGCACGCTGTTCCTGGACCTGCCCTTCTTCATCACCGCGACGGCCAGCGTCTGCGTCTTCTACGTGGCCGCCCAGCGCGAGCGCGGCGTGAAGGGCTGGGAGCGCTTCAAGTACCTGCCCTTCCTGATGAGCCTGGGCATCGGCCTGGCCATCAACAACGCGAAGGCCGTGGGCGAGGCGCTGCTCAACCAGCAGTCGGGCTTCGCGCGCACGCCGAAGACGGGCGCCGAGGGCAAGAGCGTCAAGGCCGTGAAGAAGAGCTACCGGGGCAGCAAGACGCTGATGCCGGTGGTGGAGCTGCTCTTCGCCGCCTACTTCACCGGGGCGCTGTGGTTCGCCATCGACTCGCGCATCTACACGTCGGTGCCCTTCATCATCCTGTTCCTGGCGGGCTTCCTCTATGTGGGCGTGTCCAGCCTGCTGCAGGGCCTGGCGGGCCGGGTGAAGGCGCCGGACGCCGCCCCCGCCGTGCCGGCCTCCGAGGAGCAGCCGCGTCAGGCGGCCTGA
- a CDS encoding PEGA domain-containing protein, which translates to MSLRRFAILSLVAALALPSAAFAQDIDDLLGPSEETKPSKPKGKPKTAKPPKATAKKKTPPKDKKVTTRKGKAGKGAATATAEDAAPAKATLVLKLGSNARGAKVTVDGQEVNPQTPLELTPGDHTVVARRQNYSDFNQQVTLAPGQSAELTLALDAATGFATLRADVPRVTVYVDGARVGPTPVENHPLAQGQHEIEFRGPAGLKDVKNINVRAGQLYVVEGRLRPSQEPVASATTPVSQPDDTPRSTVLEPSKPSQPVEQPGLALGTEQPPEVKESTSKAWYQKWYVWVGVGVVAAAAGAGAYAVTKSPAELTPGQVCGGECDGSIGFSGLRPVMPAPGMRF; encoded by the coding sequence ATGAGTCTTCGCCGCTTCGCCATCCTGTCGCTCGTCGCCGCCCTGGCGCTGCCCTCCGCCGCGTTCGCCCAGGACATTGATGATCTCCTCGGCCCCTCGGAGGAGACGAAGCCCTCGAAGCCCAAGGGCAAGCCCAAGACCGCGAAGCCGCCGAAGGCGACGGCGAAGAAGAAGACGCCGCCCAAGGACAAGAAGGTCACCACGCGCAAGGGCAAGGCGGGCAAGGGCGCCGCGACGGCCACCGCCGAGGACGCGGCGCCGGCCAAGGCCACGCTCGTGCTCAAGCTGGGCAGCAACGCGCGCGGCGCGAAGGTGACGGTGGACGGTCAGGAGGTGAACCCGCAGACGCCGCTGGAGCTGACGCCGGGAGATCACACCGTCGTCGCCCGCCGTCAGAACTACTCGGACTTCAACCAGCAGGTGACGCTGGCGCCGGGCCAGTCGGCGGAGCTGACGCTGGCGCTGGACGCGGCGACGGGCTTCGCCACCCTGCGCGCGGACGTGCCCCGCGTCACCGTGTACGTGGACGGGGCGCGCGTGGGCCCCACCCCCGTGGAGAACCACCCCCTGGCCCAGGGGCAGCACGAAATCGAGTTCCGCGGGCCCGCGGGGCTCAAGGACGTGAAGAACATCAACGTGCGCGCCGGCCAGCTCTACGTCGTGGAGGGGCGCCTGCGCCCGTCCCAGGAGCCGGTGGCGTCCGCGACGACGCCGGTGTCCCAGCCGGACGACACGCCGCGCTCGACGGTGCTGGAGCCCTCGAAGCCCTCGCAGCCGGTGGAGCAGCCGGGGCTGGCGCTGGGCACCGAGCAGCCGCCGGAGGTGAAGGAGAGCACCAGCAAGGCCTGGTACCAGAAGTGGTACGTCTGGGTGGGCGTGGGCGTGGTGGCCGCCGCGGCGGGCGCCGGGGCCTACGCGGTGACCAAGAG